In the genome of Chryseobacterium arthrosphaerae, one region contains:
- a CDS encoding FAD-binding dehydrogenase produces the protein MEEKFQPDAIIIGTGLAGLTAAMEITNAGKKVLILDQETEENIGGQAFWSFGGLFLINSPQQRRMGIKDSYELALQDWKGTAGFDRKEDYWPRQWAEAYLKFAAGEKYSYISRLGIKLMFMVGWAERGDGSATGHGNSVPRFHVSWGTGTGVVKPFVEKAYQAKEKGLLQMKFRHRVTELMVENGKVRGLKGDILENDNKERGAETNRNVISSFEYTAENIIIASGGIGANHELVRKNWPERLGKAPENMVCGVPAYVDGKMIGIAETAGADIINRDRMWHYTEGLQNWNPIWPNHGIRILPGPSSLWFDAKGKRLPAPFLPGFDTLGTLKYIQETGYSYSWFILTQKIIKKEFALSGSEQNPDITNKDYSLFLKRIFGKKAPGPVEAFKEHGKDFIVSDNLEDLVARMNQLSGDHLLNYEKIKAQIEARDRELDNKFSKDTQVNYIRNTRNYLGDKLGRVAAPHKILDPENGPLIAVRLNILTRKTLGGIKTNLNGQVLRADDSIIGGLYAAGEAAGFGGGGMHGYRALEGTFLGGCIFSGMKAGKYIAGLK, from the coding sequence ATGGAAGAAAAATTCCAGCCTGATGCCATCATCATAGGAACCGGACTCGCAGGACTTACAGCCGCTATGGAAATTACCAATGCCGGGAAAAAGGTTCTTATATTGGATCAGGAAACAGAAGAGAATATCGGTGGACAGGCATTCTGGTCATTCGGAGGGCTTTTTCTGATCAATTCTCCACAACAGCGGAGAATGGGCATCAAAGACTCTTATGAGCTCGCCCTGCAGGATTGGAAAGGAACTGCCGGCTTTGACCGTAAAGAAGATTACTGGCCCCGTCAATGGGCCGAAGCCTATCTGAAGTTTGCTGCCGGTGAGAAATACAGCTATATCTCCCGGCTTGGGATAAAGCTGATGTTTATGGTTGGCTGGGCAGAGCGCGGAGACGGATCTGCAACAGGCCACGGAAACTCAGTTCCCCGTTTTCATGTCAGCTGGGGTACCGGAACCGGTGTTGTAAAACCTTTTGTGGAAAAAGCGTATCAGGCTAAAGAAAAAGGACTTTTACAGATGAAATTCAGGCATAGAGTCACTGAGCTGATGGTAGAAAACGGAAAGGTCAGAGGCTTAAAAGGAGATATCCTTGAGAATGATAATAAAGAAAGAGGTGCTGAAACCAACAGAAATGTAATTTCATCATTTGAATATACTGCTGAAAATATTATTATTGCTTCCGGAGGCATTGGCGCCAATCATGAGCTTGTACGTAAAAACTGGCCCGAAAGACTTGGAAAAGCCCCTGAGAACATGGTGTGCGGAGTACCGGCTTATGTGGATGGAAAAATGATTGGTATTGCAGAAACCGCCGGTGCTGATATTATCAACCGTGACAGAATGTGGCATTATACCGAAGGTCTGCAAAACTGGAACCCCATCTGGCCCAATCACGGAATCCGGATCTTGCCCGGACCCTCTTCCCTATGGTTTGATGCGAAAGGAAAACGGCTTCCTGCCCCGTTTCTGCCGGGATTTGATACACTGGGAACTTTAAAATATATACAGGAAACAGGCTATTCTTATTCCTGGTTTATCCTTACCCAGAAAATTATTAAAAAAGAATTTGCCCTTTCAGGTTCAGAACAGAATCCTGATATTACCAATAAGGACTATTCTCTCTTCCTTAAAAGAATCTTTGGCAAAAAAGCACCGGGACCCGTAGAAGCGTTTAAGGAGCATGGGAAAGATTTCATTGTATCAGACAATCTGGAAGATCTGGTGGCTAGGATGAATCAACTGTCAGGAGATCATCTTTTAAACTATGAAAAAATAAAAGCACAGATTGAAGCCAGAGACCGGGAACTGGACAATAAGTTTTCTAAGGATACCCAGGTGAACTATATCCGGAATACCCGCAATTATCTCGGAGATAAACTTGGCCGTGTGGCTGCTCCCCACAAAATTCTGGATCCGGAAAATGGTCCTTTGATTGCGGTACGTCTTAATATTCTGACCCGTAAAACACTGGGCGGCATTAAAACTAATCTTAACGGACAGGTTCTGAGGGCTGATGACAGTATCATTGGAGGATTGTATGCGGCAGGAGAAGCGGCAGGTTTTGGCGGCGGCGGGATGCATGGCTACCGGGCGCTGGAAGGAACCTTCCTGGGCGGATGTATCTTTTCAGGAATGAAAGCCGGGAAATATATTGCCGGACTGAAATAA
- a CDS encoding SMI1/KNR4 family protein: MKIRFPNHWLEFIKVFTKESDEEIVAGVVRVFRNREEVRERYDTYQFEEFLPGYIPVADDSGGQVAVISEKENDPKVYLSSYGVLQKELLKVLDRDLLHWMQRRFPFDQAQATLPPGEHNKKAIGNDILFQRISSYPEILKFLEKAIITEGLSLPENYAVPEQIYYFQDGYHYNSVENKDLTGNAPGDFKPDWIVLATNYFADPFFVDLNEHAAGFPVYFAYHGQGYWEPLKIADSLEDFQKIIDDVHAVRWDKKALSDYFKPYKDSGNPFWKEVYEAIENQEEMSEEAVEEKINDLSDWREANLYITDIGPNKMKIIALLKKEHHLSGAEALKLSKSNRILFRNGYYKWLQKDYEQLIDLGAQAEFDFTA, from the coding sequence ATGAAAATCCGTTTTCCCAACCATTGGCTGGAATTTATAAAAGTTTTTACCAAAGAATCTGATGAAGAGATCGTTGCTGGTGTGGTGCGTGTATTCCGGAACCGGGAAGAGGTCCGGGAACGGTATGATACGTATCAGTTTGAAGAATTTCTTCCCGGTTATATTCCCGTAGCTGATGATTCCGGCGGACAGGTCGCTGTCATATCAGAAAAAGAAAATGATCCCAAAGTTTATCTAAGTTCGTATGGGGTTTTACAGAAAGAATTACTGAAGGTTCTGGACCGGGATCTTTTGCATTGGATGCAGCGCAGGTTTCCTTTTGATCAGGCACAGGCCACTTTACCACCCGGAGAACATAATAAAAAAGCCATAGGCAATGATATTCTGTTTCAGAGAATCTCATCTTATCCTGAGATTTTAAAATTTCTTGAAAAGGCTATAATAACAGAAGGACTTTCCCTACCTGAAAACTATGCTGTGCCAGAACAGATCTATTATTTTCAGGATGGTTATCATTACAATTCGGTTGAAAATAAAGACCTTACCGGAAATGCTCCGGGTGACTTCAAACCTGATTGGATTGTATTGGCTACCAATTATTTTGCTGATCCTTTTTTTGTTGATTTAAATGAACATGCTGCCGGGTTTCCGGTATATTTTGCCTATCACGGACAGGGATATTGGGAACCATTGAAAATTGCCGATTCTTTAGAAGACTTTCAGAAAATAATAGATGATGTGCATGCTGTGAGATGGGATAAAAAAGCTTTATCAGACTATTTCAAACCTTATAAAGACTCTGGAAATCCTTTCTGGAAAGAAGTTTATGAAGCGATCGAAAACCAGGAAGAAATGTCAGAAGAAGCTGTTGAAGAAAAGATAAATGACCTGTCAGACTGGAGAGAAGCCAACTTATACATTACAGATATCGGTCCGAATAAAATGAAAATTATTGCTTTGCTTAAAAAAGAGCATCATCTTTCTGGAGCTGAGGCACTGAAACTGAGTAAAAGTAACCGGATTCTCTTTAGGAACGGATATTACAAATGGCTTCAAAAGGATTATGAGCAGCTGATAGATTTAGGAGCCCAGGCTGAATTTGATTTTACAGCATAA
- a CDS encoding rhodanese-like domain-containing protein — MKYLLIIACFVCSVFSQAQQKQDPWKESQLMDPALLASRIEKKKTKDLVIISVGPEAIIKGSVDIGPTREPENLEKLRNYLKDIPKDREVVIYCGCCPFVKCPNIRPAFNLLMEMGFKNAKLLNLPKNIKTDWLDKDYPTND; from the coding sequence ATGAAGTATTTGCTTATTATTGCGTGCTTTGTCTGCTCTGTATTCAGCCAGGCACAGCAAAAACAGGATCCATGGAAAGAAAGCCAGCTGATGGATCCCGCCTTGCTGGCATCGAGAATTGAGAAAAAGAAAACGAAAGATCTGGTCATTATTTCGGTAGGGCCTGAAGCTATTATCAAAGGTTCTGTAGACATCGGCCCCACCCGTGAACCTGAAAATCTGGAAAAATTAAGAAATTACCTGAAAGATATTCCAAAAGACAGGGAAGTGGTTATCTACTGCGGATGCTGTCCTTTCGTAAAATGCCCTAATATCCGTCCGGCTTTTAATTTACTGATGGAGATGGGCTTTAAAAATGCGAAACTTCTGAACCTTCCGAAAAATATCAAAACAGACTGGTTAGATAAAGATTATCCTACAAATGATTAA
- a CDS encoding TlpA family protein disulfide reductase gives MKIRSTVLFLMMVSGWVSAQKVIEIGKKAPEITMAKADGSSFALSALKGKLVLIDFWATWCAPCVEEQPELKTLYETYAEQVKNNRFEILGVSLDKNKESWEKAIDRFKINWIQISDLKFWKSPVAKTYEVDELPFNVIIDGQGTILAKNLHGKELEEFLNKNLN, from the coding sequence ATGAAAATCCGCAGTACAGTATTATTTCTGATGATGGTATCAGGTTGGGTTTCTGCCCAGAAAGTTATAGAGATAGGGAAGAAGGCTCCCGAAATCACGATGGCTAAAGCAGACGGAAGCTCATTTGCTCTTTCTGCACTGAAAGGAAAGCTGGTGTTAATTGATTTCTGGGCTACATGGTGTGCTCCATGCGTTGAGGAGCAGCCTGAACTGAAAACCCTGTATGAAACATATGCAGAACAGGTAAAAAACAACCGGTTTGAAATCCTGGGAGTTTCTTTAGATAAAAATAAAGAGAGCTGGGAGAAAGCCATTGACCGTTTCAAAATCAACTGGATCCAGATCAGTGATCTGAAATTCTGGAAAAGCCCGGTAGCAAAAACATATGAAGTGGATGAACTTCCTTTTAATGTCATTATAGACGGACAGGGAACCATTTTAGCCAAGAACCTTCATGGTAAAGAACTCGAAGAGTTTTTAAATAAAAATCTGAACTGA
- a CDS encoding DoxX family protein, producing the protein MKKNFFLRFALSVILLMHSVVSIVSGDVNNFGLRYLDTIGFSPMGLYLAWAVKLTHLISAPALWWDRFIKPVAVCNILILVFGVYYVHWENGWFVVGGGRNGVEFNFLLIFCFLNLVFPEIRLKIFQR; encoded by the coding sequence ATGAAAAAGAACTTCTTCCTCCGTTTTGCGCTATCAGTTATATTGCTGATGCATAGTGTAGTCTCCATTGTAAGTGGGGATGTCAACAATTTCGGACTCCGGTATCTGGATACGATAGGATTCAGTCCTATGGGGCTTTATCTGGCATGGGCAGTTAAGCTGACCCATCTTATTTCTGCGCCGGCTCTCTGGTGGGACCGGTTCATTAAGCCTGTTGCTGTGTGTAATATCCTGATATTGGTTTTCGGGGTTTATTATGTTCATTGGGAAAATGGCTGGTTTGTGGTAGGCGGGGGCAGGAATGGTGTTGAATTCAATTTTCTGCTGATCTTCTGTTTTCTGAATCTTGTGTTCCCGGAAATCCGTTTGAAAATTTTTCAACGTTAA
- a CDS encoding sensor histidine kinase: protein MKSERTSKLQVHLLFWILYYLLEAYLDFYWSRYQFPDFKWQIRLQNTLILELGYFLIKMPLAYSLLYVYEKVHLRIFFKYLLYVLIVIIAVLGHRLFTHYIIYPYIYEAIETLDGKQPSGFINGFVAFNSFMDLIFMVGLVFGVEITRQKNLLKDQISQLKSEKLDQELTMLKAQINPHFLFNTLNNIYGMALKKADETPDVILQLSKIMRYNIYEAAEKRISIEKDIENIKDFIQIQKIRHHHLTVNLTIDLDNPSQDISPLILIQFVENAFKHGVSESLGETFIHIDIQLRNGILTYFIENSKEEKANEHSTRIGLKNIRRQLELLYPKHLLSVEDQSDRYIVKLIIDFHGTPSR from the coding sequence TTGAAATCTGAAAGAACATCCAAGTTACAGGTTCATTTGCTTTTCTGGATATTGTATTATCTGCTGGAAGCCTATCTCGACTTTTACTGGTCCCGATATCAGTTCCCGGATTTCAAATGGCAAATACGGCTTCAGAACACGCTGATTCTGGAGCTTGGCTATTTTCTGATCAAAATGCCGCTTGCCTATTCTCTATTGTATGTATATGAGAAAGTACATCTCAGGATTTTTTTTAAATATCTTCTCTATGTTCTGATTGTCATAATTGCCGTTCTGGGGCATCGTCTTTTTACCCACTATATTATTTACCCCTATATCTATGAAGCTATTGAAACATTGGATGGTAAACAGCCTTCCGGATTTATCAATGGTTTCGTGGCATTCAACTCTTTTATGGATCTTATTTTTATGGTGGGGCTTGTATTTGGGGTAGAGATTACCAGACAGAAAAACCTTTTGAAAGATCAGATATCACAGCTGAAATCTGAAAAACTGGATCAGGAGCTGACGATGCTGAAAGCGCAGATCAATCCGCACTTTCTTTTCAATACCCTGAATAATATTTACGGTATGGCCTTAAAAAAAGCCGATGAAACTCCCGATGTCATCCTCCAGCTTTCAAAAATAATGCGGTATAATATCTATGAAGCCGCAGAAAAAAGGATTTCTATAGAAAAAGATATTGAGAATATTAAAGATTTTATACAGATCCAGAAAATCAGGCACCATCATCTTACCGTAAACCTTACGATAGATCTGGATAATCCTTCACAGGATATTTCACCTCTCATATTGATACAGTTTGTAGAAAACGCCTTTAAACATGGGGTTTCTGAGAGTCTGGGAGAAACATTTATTCATATTGATATCCAGCTTAGAAACGGTATTCTTACCTATTTCATTGAAAATTCAAAAGAGGAAAAAGCCAATGAACATTCCACCAGAATAGGACTGAAGAATATCCGCAGACAGCTTGAGCTTCTTTATCCTAAGCATCTGCTTTCTGTTGAAGATCAAAGCGATCGTTATATTGTAAAACTAATCATAGATTTCCATGGAACACCCAGCCGCTAA
- a CDS encoding LytR/AlgR family response regulator transcription factor, producing the protein MEHPAAKKYNCLIVEDEPIAAEILENFISRDPELNLVGKCADAVYASSLLNRHEVDLMFLDLHLPVVKGFDFLRKLKNPPFVIVTTAYHQYAVEGYELDITDYLMKPIPYDRFTAAIGKFKYLMDAEDALLEVADREYIFISSGKKQIKIILQDIFYIESLREYINIHTKTETLTFKMPISKIEESLNPKLFTRIHKSYIISLSKIEMKSASLIQINGKKLPIGRTYKPSLEL; encoded by the coding sequence ATGGAACACCCAGCCGCTAAAAAATACAATTGTCTTATTGTAGAAGACGAACCCATTGCCGCAGAAATTCTGGAAAATTTCATATCCAGAGATCCGGAACTGAATCTTGTAGGCAAATGTGCAGATGCAGTATATGCCAGCAGCCTCCTGAACAGGCATGAGGTAGATCTGATGTTTCTGGACCTTCATCTTCCCGTTGTAAAAGGATTTGATTTTTTAAGGAAATTAAAGAATCCTCCATTCGTTATTGTAACCACTGCTTATCACCAGTATGCTGTAGAGGGTTATGAGCTGGATATAACAGATTATCTGATGAAACCTATTCCCTATGACCGGTTTACCGCTGCAATAGGTAAATTCAAATATTTAATGGATGCAGAAGATGCATTGCTGGAAGTAGCTGACCGGGAATATATCTTTATCAGCAGCGGGAAAAAGCAGATCAAGATCATTCTGCAGGATATTTTCTATATCGAAAGTTTAAGAGAGTACATTAATATTCATACAAAAACAGAAACCCTAACCTTTAAAATGCCCATCAGCAAAATAGAAGAAAGTTTAAACCCTAAACTGTTTACCCGTATCCATAAGTCTTATATTATTTCCCTGTCAAAAATTGAGATGAAATCGGCAAGCCTGATTCAAATCAATGGAAAAAAACTTCCGATAGGGAGGACTTACAAACCTTCTCTGGAACTTTAA
- a CDS encoding SusC/RagA family TonB-linked outer membrane protein, with translation MKYQLKLLSAGVAFFIGSETYFSQAKQDTLKTQNIEGIVVTALGIKREKRSLGYSTQEVKGEDINRTPTTNFLNNLSGKVAGLEIRQSTNFGGSVDAVSRGYKSILGDNQALFIVDGVPIINRNINTTSQLNGFSGYDYGSPVSDINPNDIETVNVLKGAAATALYGSRAQNGAIIITTKKGKKNTQGIGLEYSGSISVSTIDRSTFPEYQTQYGQGYAGNVFQEYNNAPFVHTFQDASYGAPYDSNLMVWQYDAFIPDSQNFGKKTPWVMAKNGPITFFEKAFNRTNNIALNGGNDRTTFRLSYSNTYATDIMPNSSLSKNNFGGNASYKITDNLTATIFANYIVQSTKGRNTTGYGDNIMGNFRQWWPTNVDLQYQKYLYDTFSKNYTWNIKSPVNLSPAYWDNPYFTRYENYQNDKRERFAGNFSLSYDLSKKINILGRVGIDGYSMILEERRAVGSVPAFFSSNIIEQPSGYAVTNLRFTETNYDLIVTYKDNITEDLSIQALAGANINAQSSYSNAQTTTGGLYIPGLYTISNSVASPARPIITDTSKYIYGAFIQASLGYQNTYYLEGTFRRDQSTALPKANNAYYYPSVSASVVFSNLLKQQWLSFGKLRAAYAEVGSDTAADQLRNRFIVQTSFGNIPVYSYNTTLRNADLLPQKLKNFEIGTNMQFFKNRVGIDLSWFRNIAFDQILPLPVSLSTGSGAKIQNTGELTTKGVELSLNLTPLKFKDFSWDLLLNWSNPKTRVTALREGIENITIGALQGGISINASLNEDYGSIWGSDYVYDPNGNKIVGRNGAYLHTDDSNHNFGSFQPDFIAGLNNSFTYKNFNLSFQIDWKKGGKIFSLDQYYGTGTGLYPETVGLNDLGNPVRNTLANGGGVILPGVMQYPNNPGHYIPNTIRLDRSISSQYLGTDPPTAAFIYDASFIKLRQVSVSYTFNKNFLKNSGIQGLTVGFTGSNLWIIHKNLPYSDPEAGISSGSIQGYQSGVMPSTRNFAFNLKVNF, from the coding sequence ATGAAATATCAGTTAAAGCTTTTAAGTGCGGGAGTCGCTTTTTTTATAGGAAGCGAAACCTATTTCAGCCAGGCAAAGCAGGACACCCTTAAAACACAGAATATAGAAGGGATTGTAGTTACCGCACTTGGAATTAAAAGAGAGAAAAGATCATTGGGCTATTCTACACAGGAGGTGAAAGGCGAGGACATCAACCGGACTCCTACAACTAATTTCCTGAATAACCTTTCCGGAAAAGTAGCAGGACTTGAGATCAGACAGTCTACTAATTTCGGAGGTTCCGTAGATGCTGTTTCCAGAGGATACAAATCTATTCTGGGAGATAATCAGGCTCTTTTTATAGTAGACGGTGTTCCCATTATCAACCGGAATATCAATACCACAAGTCAGCTGAACGGATTTTCAGGCTATGATTACGGAAGTCCCGTTTCTGACATCAACCCGAATGATATTGAAACGGTAAATGTACTGAAAGGTGCCGCTGCAACAGCTTTATACGGTTCAAGAGCTCAAAACGGAGCCATTATCATCACCACCAAAAAGGGAAAGAAAAATACGCAGGGTATCGGTCTGGAATATAGCGGAAGTATCTCAGTTTCCACCATTGACCGGTCTACATTTCCTGAATATCAGACCCAATATGGACAGGGATATGCCGGGAACGTATTTCAGGAGTACAATAATGCTCCTTTTGTTCATACGTTTCAGGATGCTTCCTATGGAGCCCCTTATGATTCCAATCTTATGGTCTGGCAGTATGATGCATTCATCCCGGACTCTCAGAACTTCGGAAAAAAGACGCCTTGGGTCATGGCAAAAAACGGTCCTATCACTTTTTTTGAAAAAGCCTTTAACCGCACCAATAATATTGCATTGAACGGCGGAAATGACCGTACAACCTTCAGATTAAGCTACTCCAACACCTATGCAACGGATATCATGCCCAATTCGTCTCTGAGCAAAAATAATTTCGGAGGGAATGCTTCTTATAAAATTACAGATAACCTTACAGCCACTATTTTTGCCAATTATATTGTCCAGAGCACCAAAGGAAGAAATACTACAGGATACGGAGATAACATCATGGGAAATTTCCGCCAATGGTGGCCAACCAATGTAGATCTTCAGTATCAGAAATACCTGTATGATACCTTCAGTAAAAATTATACATGGAATATCAAATCTCCGGTCAACCTTTCTCCTGCCTATTGGGATAATCCTTATTTTACACGCTATGAAAATTATCAGAATGACAAAAGGGAACGTTTTGCAGGCAACTTCAGCCTCAGCTATGATCTTTCAAAGAAAATTAATATTCTGGGAAGGGTAGGTATTGACGGTTATAGCATGATCTTAGAAGAAAGACGGGCTGTGGGGTCTGTTCCTGCTTTTTTCAGTTCCAATATCATAGAACAGCCTTCAGGGTATGCTGTAACCAATCTCCGCTTTACGGAAACCAATTATGACCTCATTGTCACCTATAAAGACAATATTACTGAAGACCTCAGTATTCAGGCACTGGCAGGAGCTAATATCAATGCACAGTCAAGTTACTCCAATGCACAGACTACAACAGGAGGGCTTTATATTCCGGGGCTTTACACGATATCCAATTCTGTAGCAAGTCCGGCAAGACCTATCATTACAGATACATCAAAATATATTTACGGGGCTTTTATCCAGGCTTCTTTAGGCTATCAGAACACCTATTATCTGGAAGGAACTTTCAGAAGAGATCAATCTACAGCATTACCAAAGGCAAATAATGCCTATTATTATCCCTCTGTTTCTGCGAGCGTAGTATTTTCCAATTTACTGAAACAGCAATGGCTGAGTTTTGGAAAATTACGGGCAGCTTATGCAGAAGTAGGTTCAGACACGGCAGCGGACCAGCTGAGAAACAGGTTTATTGTACAGACTTCTTTCGGAAACATTCCTGTGTATTCCTACAATACGACATTGAGAAATGCCGATCTTCTTCCCCAAAAACTGAAAAATTTTGAGATTGGAACCAATATGCAGTTTTTCAAAAACAGGGTCGGGATCGATCTTTCCTGGTTCAGAAATATCGCATTTGACCAGATACTCCCTCTGCCGGTTTCCCTGTCAACAGGTTCCGGGGCCAAAATTCAGAATACAGGAGAACTGACCACCAAAGGCGTCGAATTATCACTGAATCTTACTCCATTGAAATTCAAAGATTTCAGCTGGGACCTGCTTCTCAACTGGTCTAATCCGAAAACCAGAGTAACTGCTTTACGGGAAGGAATTGAAAATATAACCATTGGTGCATTACAGGGCGGAATCAGCATCAATGCATCACTCAACGAAGATTATGGAAGCATCTGGGGATCAGATTATGTCTATGATCCTAATGGAAACAAGATCGTGGGCAGAAACGGGGCATATCTTCATACGGATGATTCCAATCATAACTTCGGAAGCTTTCAACCGGATTTCATTGCCGGGCTGAACAATTCTTTTACCTATAAAAACTTCAATCTCAGTTTCCAGATCGACTGGAAGAAAGGAGGAAAGATATTTTCCCTGGATCAGTACTATGGAACAGGTACCGGCCTTTATCCTGAAACGGTAGGATTGAATGATCTTGGAAACCCCGTCAGAAATACCCTGGCCAATGGCGGAGGGGTCATTTTACCCGGAGTGATGCAGTATCCCAATAATCCCGGACATTATATTCCCAACACGATCCGTCTTGACCGTTCCATATCCAGCCAGTATTTGGGAACAGATCCCCCGACCGCAGCATTTATCTACGATGCAAGTTTTATAAAGCTTCGCCAGGTCTCTGTTTCTTATACTTTCAACAAAAATTTCTTAAAAAATTCAGGAATTCAGGGGCTTACGGTTGGCTTCACAGGAAGTAACCTGTGGATAATCCATAAAAACCTTCCTTATTCTGATCCGGAGGCTGGAATCTCTTCGGGAAGCATTCAGGGATATCAGTCCGGCGTAATGCCTTCCACAAGGAATTTTGCATTCAATCTGAAAGTTAATTTTTAA